DNA from Ardenticatenales bacterium:
GTTCGCTTTCCCAGGTCCAATGGGAGGTCTGAATGACCTGGTGCGCCGCGTCTTCGTGGCATTCCAGGCAGGCCGCCGTGACTTCCGGGCCGGAGTTTAGCGGCTCGTCGAAAAGGCTGCTGTGATCGGTATGCGTAGGATGGGTGGGTAAAAACGCCCACGGGTCTGTTGACGTCTCCGTATCTCCCTTGGCGAAAGATGCAATGGGCACAATCACCAGCATAGCCGTGACCAGGAGACCGACTACCCAGATGTATTTGAAATCTTTCATATGACCCTGCTTGCAAGTTGGTGAGTGACGAGTGAGCGGGTTTGCGCGTGGCTGTTGTGCCGGCATACTGTCGTTTTGCGGCTTGTCATTTGGCGCCTGCCCTGGCGACTCACCCTCATTCTTCTCGTAAAATATCAGATTGATGCGCGATTACGTCGCGCAAAATGACGCGCATTGTATTCAGCACGTCGATGATGCGCGTGTCAACCAGATCGTAGATCACGGCGGGGCCGTCCCGTCGTGTTGTCACCAGCCCCCGCTGCCGCAGCACCCGCAAATGGCGGGACATGGTTGGTTGGGGCATGCCCAGGTCGTCCGCCAGCGCCGTAACGTGGCGCGGCTGCTCGTGCAGCGCATACAGAATTTGCAGCCGCTTCGGGTCGCCTAATGCCTGGCAGATATTGGCGTGCAGGAGGTGGAGTTCTTGTAGTTGGGGGAGAGTCATCGCGCTGTTCTTGTTACTCATTCATGTATTCGCCTAATCGAATACATGCCCCGAGTATACGCAGCGCGATAGGGGGAGGAAGCGACAAACGTCATTTCTTTGTTATGACATTTATCGCTTCAGCGTGCGCGGATGGTTGCCGCGTCGTAACGGCTAAGGAACGGAAATGAACGATGTGTTTTTACAAGGGGCTGATGACGCCTATCGTCGGCAGCAGGTAGGCGAGACAGGCTAATGTGATGGAGCCGACCAGGATGAGTATGGCCCAGAATCCGAGGCTGTTCCAGGCGGAGGGATGACGCCATGCGCCGCGCCAGAACCGCCATGCCTGTACGGCGGATGCCGGCATCAACAACGCCAGCAAAACAGCAGTAAGACGAGGCATTCCCACCGCCGTCAGCAGCGGCAGCGACATATAGACAAGTGCCAGCGTTCCCGCCAACAGCCGCGCCGCCCGCGCCTCCCCCAGACGCAGCACCAATGTGCGCTTTCCCACGGCGGCATCCCCGCTGGCGTCAGGAAAGTTGATGGTCAGAATCATGGCAAACTGCAGGCCGCACAACGGGATTGCCGTGAGCAGCGGCAGCCATGTGAGTTGCCCGGTTTGCAAATAGAAACCCACTAGCGGCGTTAGGCCGGGAACCAACAGCGCGACAGTCACTTCCCCCAGGCCACGCGAATGCAGCCGTGCGGGTGGCGCGCTGTAGCTCCAGGCCAGCGCCAGCGCCAGGAGCAGCAGGGGCAGCGTCAGCGCCCCCGTGCGCAGCCGCAGCGCCAACACGAACGTGGCGACGAGCGCCGTGCCCGCGCAAAT
Protein-coding regions in this window:
- a CDS encoding prenyltransferase, encoding MSASRKSPPFHRLAWQILRLSRPHFLVGGLLLHTLGWAMAWYARGNVRLPSLLWGQAAISSIQFMTHFSNDYFDYAADRANRTPTRWSGGSRVLVAGELPPQVALYAALICAGTALVATFVLALRLRTGALTLPLLLLALALAWSYSAPPARLHSRGLGEVTVALLVPGLTPLVGFYLQTGQLTWLPLLTAIPLCGLQFAMILTINFPDASGDAAVGKRTLVLRLGEARAARLLAGTLALVYMSLPLLTAVGMPRLTAVLLALLMPASAVQAWRFWRGAWRHPSAWNSLGFWAILILVGSITLACLAYLLPTIGVISPL
- a CDS encoding winged helix-turn-helix transcriptional regulator — protein: MSNKNSAMTLPQLQELHLLHANICQALGDPKRLQILYALHEQPRHVTALADDLGMPQPTMSRHLRVLRQRGLVTTRRDGPAVIYDLVDTRIIDVLNTMRVILRDVIAHQSDILREE